From Apium graveolens cultivar Ventura chromosome 9, ASM990537v1, whole genome shotgun sequence, the proteins below share one genomic window:
- the LOC141684691 gene encoding PTI1-like tyrosine-protein kinase At3g15890 produces MDFRSFFCCVSASTREGKGKKQSTWRIFSLKELHSATNNFNYDNKLGEGGFGSVYWGQLWDGSQIAVKRLKVWSNKAEMEFAVEVEILARVRHKNLLTLRGYCAEGQERLIVYDYMPNLSLLSHLHGQHSAESLLDWKRRMSIAIGSAEGIAYLHHHATPHIIHRDVKASNVLLNSDFQAQVADFGFAKLIPDGATHVTTRVKGTLGYLAPEYAMLGKASESCDVYSFGILLLELASGKKPLEKLSSTMKRTITDWALPLACERKFSELADPKLNGKYVEEELKRIVFVALICAHNRPEKRPNILEVVELLKGNAESKMTDLEKDELFTSPKPLDCEDGSSGVEDSSDFISAETESKQEIEKVEV; encoded by the exons ATGGATTTTCGCTCTTTTTTTTGCTGCGTAAGCGCCTCTACACG GGAAGGGAAGGGGAAGAAACAGTCGACGTGGAGGATTTTCTCGTTGAAGGAATTGCATTCTGCTACTAACAATTTCAATTACGATAACAAGCTTGGTGAAGGTGGATTTGGTAGTGTTTATTGGGGACAACTGTGGGATGGATCACAA ATAGCAGTAAAAAGATTAAAAGTCTGGAGCAACAAAGCAGAGATGGAATTTGCTGTGGAAGTTGAAATTTTGGCAAGAGTACGGCACAAGAATCTGCTAACTTTACGGGGTTACTGCGCGGAAGGTCAAGAGCGTCTGATTGTATATGATTACATGCCGAACCTGAGTTTGCTCTCTCATCTTCATGGACAGCACTCAGCTGAATCCCTTCTTGATTGGAAACGGAGGATGAGTATTGCCATTGGATCTGCTGAAGGCATCGC CTATCTTCATCACCATGCAACTCCGCATATCATTCATAGAGACGTGAAAGCAAGCAATGTTTTACTTAACTCAGATTTTCAAGCTCAGGTTGCTGATTTTGGATTTGCAAAGTTAATACCTGATGGTGCCACACATGTGACCACAAGGGTCAAGGGTACTCTTGGCTACCTTGCCCCAGAATATGCAATGCTGGGGAAGGCATCAGAGAGCTGTGATGTTTACAGTTTTGGAATTCTTTTGCTTGAGCTTGCCAGTGGAAAAAAACCATTGGAGAAGCTCAGTTCAACAATGAAGCGCACAATCACAGACTGGGCTCTTCCATTGGCATGTGAAAGGAAATTCAGTGAACTAGCAGACCCTAAACTGAATGGGAAGTACGTAGAAGAAGAACTGAAGAGGATAGTTTTTGTTGCACTTATCTGTGCCCACAATCGGCCCGAAAAAAGACCCAACATACTTGAGGTGGTGGAGCTACTGAAGGGAAATGCAGAATCAAAGATGACTGATTTAGAAAAAGATGAACTATTTACTAGTCCTAAACCTTTAGACTGTGAAGATGGGTCATCGGGTGTAGAAGACAGTTCTGATTTTATTTCAGCAGAAACGGAATCAAAACAGGAGATTGAGAAAGTCGAGGTTTAG